A DNA window from Piliocolobus tephrosceles isolate RC106 chromosome 9, ASM277652v3, whole genome shotgun sequence contains the following coding sequences:
- the SFTPD gene encoding pulmonary surfactant-associated protein D yields MLLFLLSALVLLTQSLGYLEADMKTYSQRTAPSACTLVMCSSVESGLPGRDGRDGREGPRGEKGDPGLPGAAGKAGTPGEAGPVGPKGDNGSIGEPGPKGDAGPSGPPGPPGVPGPAGREGPLGKQGNMGPQGKPGPKGEAGPKGEVGAPGMQGTAGARGPVGPKGDRGIPGERGAPGNAGAAGSAGFMGPQGSPGARGPPGLKGDKGVPGDKGAKGESGLPDVASLRQQVEALQKQVQHLQAAFSQYKKAELFPNGQSVGEKIFKTAGFVKPFTEAQLVCTQAGGQLASPRSAAENAALQQLVIAQNEAAFLSMTDSKTEGKFTYPTGESLVYSNWAPGEPNDDGGSEDCVEIFTNGKWNDRACGEKRLVVCEF; encoded by the exons atgcttctcttcctcctctctgcaCTGGTCCTGCTCACACAGTCCCTGGGCTACCTGGAAGCAGACATGAAGACCTACTCCCAAAGAACAGCGCCCAGTGCTTGCACACTGGTCATGTGTAGCTCAGTGGAGAGTGGCCTGCCTGGTCGTGATGGACGGGATGGGAGAGAGGGCCCTCGGGGCGAGAAGGGGGATCCAG GTTTGCCAGGAGCTGCAGGGAAAGCAGGGACACCTGGAGAAGCTGGCCCAGTTGGGCCCAAAGGGGACAATGGCTCCATTGGAGAACCTGGACCAAAGGGAGACGCCGGGCCAAGTG GACCTCCAGGACCTCCCGGTGTGCCTGGTCCAGCTGGAAGAGAAGGTCCCCTGGGGAAGCAGGGGAACATGGGACCTCAGGGCAAGCCAGGCCCAAAAGGAGAAGCTGGGCCCAAAG GAGAAGTAGGTGCCCCCGGCATGCAGGGCACGGCAGGGGCAAGAGGCCCCGTAGGCCCTAAGGGAGATCGTGGCATCCCTGGTGAGCGTGGAGCCCCTGGAAACGCAGGGGCAGCAG GGTCTGCTGGATTCATGGGTCCTCAGGGAAGTCCAGGTGCCAGGGGACCCCCAGGATTGAAGGGGGACAAAGGCGTTCCTGGAGATAAAGGAGCAAAGGGAGAAAGTGGGCTTCCAG ATGTCGCTTCCCTGAGGCAGCAGGTTGAGGCCTTACAGAAACAAGTACAGCACCTCCAGGCTGCTTTCTCTCAGTATAAGAAAG CTGAGCTCTTCCCAAATGGCCAAAGTGTCGGGGAGAAGATTTTCAAGACAGCAGGCTTTGTCAAACCGTTTACGGAGGCACAGCTGGTGTGCACACAGGCTGGTGGGCAGTTGGCCTCTCCACGCTCTGCCGCTGAGAATGCCGCCTTGCAACAGCTGGTCATAGCTCAGAACGAGGCTGCTTTCCTGAGCATGACTGACTCCAAGACGGAGGGCAAGTTCACCTACCCCACAGGAGAGTCCCTGGTCTATTCCAACTGGGCCCCAGGGGAGCCCAACGATGACGGAGGGTCAGAGGACTGTGTGGAGATCTTCACCAATGGCAAGTGGAATGACAGGGCTTGTGGAGAAAAGCGTCTCGTGGTCTGCGAGTTCTGA